AAATAAATGTCCGTATCATCAAAAAAATATTAcgtaatgaaattaataatttaagtaaAGAAATAAGCTGGGATAGGGGTAAAAAGGGGGAAAACACTTATGATGATGGCGTGCTACTCCAAATTCCGTTAGGTGGGCTAGCCTCGAACTATAGTGTCGTTACTTAGGCATGAGGGGCCCGTCTATGGACCCTATGGATCTAACAGCCGGTGAATTTTTTCTGTGTTTGGCTTGGGTTAGCTAAAGATCTAACCACAACAACCGTAGCCTTAATCCTATTAGCCCTTGGGGCTCAAGCTGCTTGTGGGGCCACATTTGGGGTTGTGCCCTTCATTTTTCGGCGATCCCTAGGGATCATCTCGGGCCATACCGGGGCAGGAGGCAACGTGGGGGCCGCATTGACACAGTTCATTTTCTTCGCTGGAAATTGTTTTAGCACGGAAGACGGTCTTCTGTACATGGGTGTTATGTCCATTGCTTGTACACTCCCGATAGCTTTGGTGCATTTCCCGCAATGGGGGAGTATGTTTTTCCCTCCATCTAAGAGTGCTTATGAGGAGGCTTATTATGTTGCCGAGTATAACAAGGACTACAGAGTAAAGGAATGCACGAGAGGAATATTAAGTTAACTGAAAGTGCTCGAACCGAGCGTGGAAAGGAAGGTGGTTTCTGCTCCTCTTCTCCACCTACACATGCTTAATTTAACCATACAATCAAACTTGTATTTCTTTTCTGGTTGTTTACCCTACAACTTAAGTGTATGCAATTCTGTAATGAGCTAAAAGATCATGGTTTCAATTGATACTTTTGGTGTGTGAGGTGATGGAACTACATCATCAAATTACTCTTCCAGTTTGAGAGGCTAGTGAAATTTGTTTGTTACAAGAAATAATTTCATCTTATGTGTAATTTCATACTCGTACTTCGGCTATGAGAACAGATTGATTATTTGATTAGTTAATAGTTACGGAGTATATCTTATCTTCTTCCCCGATGTTAGAGAGTAGCTAGATTGCTATGCCAACTGAATCAACAGTTCAACAATAAATAGACAAACATGGAAAACAATTAAGTGTACGTGTACCCAACCAAGAGCATGGGCGATGAACTATGTGGCAACAATAAAGGGatcaacatttttttaaaaaaaagtctaGTAAACCAGTAAGTAAACTTTCAATAACACAAGGTAAAAATATACTCCACATTACTTCCAAGTTCTAACATATCCATGGTAGAATAAAAGTGATAAGTAATACTCCTTCCGTTCTACAAcaaattctatttttttttttatgaataacatacggagtacggagtacttcgtattaaTTAAATGACATTATACATTAGAAGAAGCCAATTAATTCGAAACGGACAGAGTATGAAACAACAAAATGTTCAAAACATGTATTTATGAATTccgcaatttttttattttaacagGCAGGATATATAAggatataaataaataaagcgaAAATCCAGATAATTTCTTTCAAATCCATAACTAATGGATGTATAACTGTATTAGTCATGAAGTTACAACAAATGAACCGTAGACATAAAATCAAATACTAATCTGACAAGGACAAAAATGAGTACTCCGTAAATCAGTTTGTAATTGACTGAAACTTTGTCGAGGATCTTTAATAATACCTCTTTTCCGTTGGAAGTCTCTACCTTGTGACCAGATAGACTCGAACCACACCATCATCTGCTCACAAGTCTTATTGTTTAAGTGGCGCCTTCTTTTCTCTGTCAGCGATTCTGGCCGGGGCATTTGAGTGTGATTTGAAACGCCCTCTCCCTCCTTCGTCTATCTCCTGGAGAACATAACATATGAATTTTAGATCATTTTATTAAAGTTCGATGTCACACAATCACACTGTTATGATCTTGTCTTGTGGGAAGGAGAATTAACACAAGTTGAGCGAGCTATAGAAGTCTTAACAAACATTTCTTTTTTTGTGCTTTGTTATTAAACTTTCCTTAATGTTTAAATGAATTATTCAAGAAATACGTGATGATTCAAATAATAGCAAAACCCACCTTCTTTTTAACAATTTGAACCACATCCTCGTCTTGAAGAACATGTGAAAGTCCACAATGCTGAGGATAATGCCTTGCACTCGTGCCCCAAACAAGAGCATACTTTAAATCCTTCACTAGTGTTCTGTGTATGTGATTACAAAAATCCTCAACCGTACAACCACCCCGATCCTGTACAGAACCACAAAGACATACACATGACAGGAAAGTCACAAATCTGATAAACAGTAGGTCTTATAAGAAATATCAAATGTCTgcctagagagagagagagagggagagagaacaGAACATACCGCAGAGAGAACCACGGGCTCAGAAAAATCTGGCTGCTGGCCTTGAGGCTTAGTATAACCTCTAACTAGTCCCATCTCCGCCCACATTCTTGCCAACAATCTATCTAGATTAAGCTGTTCAAGGAACATAGCAAAGATCTGATTAGGAGAAGTACACATTATTTGCACaagaaatattattatttagaTCGAATATATCGactaaaacaaaaacatgaTAGTCAGCTACTCAGCTCAGCTGTCAAGTGAGAACATTTCCAAGCGAAACTAGAAAGGAGCATGATCAGCACGccattgttttttttatatctCGTCTTTCTAATGTAGAAACAGAAacgacaatttttttttgtttgtttcatTTTGATACAAACACAGGAAGGACACTTAGAACAGTATGTCCTTAGAACACCTAACAGATAGGAGTTTCATACTGCAGGTGCATCAACATTCCAACTATCTTACAAATTGTTTCGCTTCTGCCATGCTGTGCTTTACAGAGTCTCTAATATTTTGATATTTCAATAAGCAATACAGTAACTAGAAGTAGTAGCAAGCTACCCACAGCTATAATTTAAATTAGCCAATGTCAAAAAAGTACCTTCATGTTGGCACTAATGACAATAGAGTTCGGAAGTCTTGCTAGCCTGTCAACATCATCTATACCAACAACATCTATCTTGTTGTATACATATACACATTTTATGTATTTACGGTTCCCTTCAATCACATCAATCAGATCGTCAACTGTTGCATCCTCACGAAATAACAGCTGCAGCCAAGGCAAAAAGACAAATAGTCAAAAGATGTCAAAACACCCTCTTTAATCTGCAGATTCAAAAAGGTTATAGCAATAACTTGTATAAGATTTAATGGTGCATCAACTCACACCTTCTATACTAAATTAGGCTCTAGTCTTTAGTAATGAGTTACAAACTACTAGCCCTTTTCATAATCATTCATTATCACTATCATTatcccattgcctcaaagaggctcccgcaagaagcggggaaAGGGGGGTCAGACGTacacaaccttacccctgcaattgcagagagccCTTTTCATAATAAGCGAGTAAATTCCATCACCTTAAATAAGGCCGAAGGGTATATATTGAGCCAGTTGCAGAATTATAGGATATCTGGAACCCTAGTAATCTTTATTCCAGAAACATTATGTTGATCATTATAGAACCTTTTTTTATGTATGAACCATTCATCTGGTTTCTTACAATTTAAAGTATAGCAAGTAATATCCACGAATGCAGCAATTCTTAGGTTGTGCAGCATGCTACTTGGCCAATGGCCTCTGCAATTCACTCCCCCTCTTGGATCTTGCCTCCATTTGCCTTTTACCCATAACCCAAACTTTCAACTCACCTTAGGCTTTATTCAAAAGCCAAAAAACTCTACTCCATAGTTAAAACAACCAAAGATTCCCCAGTTGAGTGATAAAACTTTCAGTTGGTTCTTTTAAACCAAACTATTGCACGTGAAAATCTAATATAAATCTTCAAGAATAAAACCCAGGTTTGACAATGTATGCTCCAGCATCACAAAGCTTGGATGGAAAGTTTATTCTTAATCACCATTTACGGTGTATCAACAACACGGCAGAGAAGGATATCCGGCTTTTGTCTGAGCTCACCATACAAAACAGTGTTAGAATTCTTCAAAGAGAAAATGAGGAAGAAGGTAGAAAGATGGAAGACACAAGGCTTCAAGCACTCCGAGATTCTCTTTCATGAGCTTAATTTTCTCGAGCTAAGAAGACACACGAAGAAACTCTTCTCACGGTTTTAACAAAATTGGGCAATGAGTTCCAGTCAAGGTTGCCAACCATTTGCAGCCATTGATCAATTTCTAGAATTTCAAGAATTGAATAAGATCTAATCCACTTTGTCCTTGGCCCCCCTCTTGTCCTTCACTCCTTCCCCAATTCAGTTTTCCGCTTCATCAAAGATACAAAATACACTAGGGCGGGAACTTTAGATGGTAACTTAGACTGTCCACACTATCCAACTTTGGTAGAGGGGACAAGTCCTTCCAAAGCTGGCCATGTATAATATgttatttgaaaaaaaataccCAATCAACGGACATTAAGGTCATGCCTTGCAAGTCGCAACTGGTGTACCCCCTAATTGTAACTAATTGTATAATACTACAGTGCAGAAGGACATGAAATATAAGCACAAGGaacattttattttctttttttactcAATGCAGCATAAGCACAAAAGATAATATACAAATCTCCTTTTGGAGCTTATTGCAGAGTTGAAGTTACCTCAGCATTGTGAATCTTATACTCATGAAGAATTTGATAGCAAAGCTTCTCATCCACATGTGTTAACTGCATTGTACTGTTGAAAGAAATGCCCCCAGTCTTCTTCTTCTTAAAGTAGATCTAGTAAATACCACAAAGTGAGAaccaaaagcaaaagaaactaAGGTGAAGAAACAACCATTCCTAAGTACAAGGCATCCTAAAACAATTTTTCCAGGAAGAGAAACGAAATGTCCAAAGATCCATTCTGAGGACAGTGAAGACTGGAATGATAAGGGAAAGGTAAAGCAGGGAGGTGCAAGAATTTTCTCCCTTGTCTGCAATTTATCCACCAAATACTAAGTTGCCTAAGATATTAAATAGAGAAATTAAATAAGAGAGTTAGGAAGATTTGAGCAAGTCTATATGATAAAAGTCATGGTTATATCCATTTTGTGACTCAGTGTAATGAATCAAGTGTAAGGGAAGGGCATAATAGGTAGCAAGTAATATTAGGTAGAAGACAAATTAGATAGTTGTAGTAGAATGGTTATAAATAAGGGCACATTAGGTTAGGAGAGGTATGTTGAGAATTTGGTAAAGCTTAGGCTTTGGAGAGTTGTGACCTCAAGTCACTAAACCTAGAGATTGGTGGCCTCAAGTCACTACTTTTATCCCCTTTTGTGTTCTTCATCCATCAAGCTAGTTAATATAATTTCTGTCATTAATTTTCTGCCAAAAATATAGTCAGTTCATTACACTTGGTATCAGAGCGGTACAGTTCTGGGAGGGATTATTGATCTGATTTTTCtgagtttcaaaaaaaaaaaaaaaaaaaaaaaagggttaaaaaaaaaaaagaatggagTTCAACAGATCTGATCCGAAATTTCAAGAGAAGTGGGATGAGATCTTCCAAAAATGTAAGGAAGATCTGGTGAAAAACATTATGGAAGGTCTTTCTCCGATTTTTTCTTCGTTCCGGCAAAAATTGAAGGAATTAGGAGAGAAGTTTACTAAAATTAGAGAAGAGATACTCAAAGAGGAAGAGAACCAAGCAGATTCGGAGGTGGTTGAAGCGGAAGTGGTGGAACAGGAATATCTGCAGAAAAGGGGATCTGGAGAATATCCACCCTTCATCGCCGGCGAAAATGCGGTGGCACCAAATGGTGTAGGGTGTGGAAAAGGCGCCTCATGCCATAATCCACGCTGTGAGTCCCATTTTTGTCCACGTGGTCACCGTGGCGAACGTAGGCGAGGCTTCATCGTCAAGGATTCGGGTGGTGGGATGAGCGGAGGCCAGGGACTAGAAGGATTTGCTGGTGGCGTGGTTGATGTTCTCAGAGGTGAACGGAAGAAGTGGTTATTTGCGAGGGGACGTGACGAAGGTTGCGGATCTGATGGTGGTCGTGGTTCCTTTAACGGTAAGTGCAATTTTGGTGGTGGAACCACCACTTGCGGTGGCCTGGAGAGGGAAGGAGAGAGATTCGTGAAGGGAGGATCAGGAGCAGCTAGTGGTTCTGGTGGGGGGCCGGGTTACTCCGTGAGTGGCTGCCACTGTTCTGGTGTCACCGGAGGTATGACTGGAGGCAAAAGATGGTGCTTCAATGGAGAATTCCTGAATATTCCAAAAAGAGTGGTGTGTGGGAGGAGCTTTGCTGAGTTGCTCACTGGTTTAGAGAAGAAGACAAGTTTAGAAGATGATGTTAGTAGGGGTAATACGGTAAAGGGGCTTATTGTTGACCAAAACAGATTATATGAGGACAAGGGAGTTGGTGGTGGGACCATACTTGCTGCTCACCACTCATCATTGGGGAAGATTCCAGAGAAATTTAAAGAAAAGGGTGAGTTGGAGCTGGGTAACATCAGATTTGTGATGGAGAATCTTGGCATATTAAGGCCAAACATGAATGTGTTGGATTGGCCCATGTTAGCAATTGTCAATTTAAAGCCCACCTCTTCCAACCAATTTCTAAACCCATTTTACTCCACccatattttaaaagaaaaccCTTCTTACTTCCCAAACCTCACACTTACAACTCCTTCAAAGGAGGAACATTACAGCCCACAGAGGCTGATTATAAACCCAACCATCCCACCTATGCTcccaaatccatgtttgactaCTCTCACTCAAAACCCACTTTCCCCACCCATAATCATTTTACCCAACCTCACTCACTTCATGACTGCTTTCCATAATCTTCATGTTCATTTCACCCTGCAACCAGAATCACCAAGAGACCTCATCAACCAAGACCTTGAGCACCAATGGAAGCCAGGCATTAGACCTAGAAACGATAAAAATGACTACTACCAAGGCTGGCAAGTCAATGCGAATTACTACccaccttgaggacaaggtggAAGTTTAGGGGGCCGGTATTGTAATGAATCAAGTGTAAGGGAAGGGCATAATAGGTAGCAAGTAATATTAGGTAGAAGACAAATTAGATAGTTGTAGTAGAATGGTTATAAATAAGGGCACATTAGGTTAGGAGAGGTATGTTGAGAATTTGGTAAAGCTTAGGCTTTGGAGAGTTGTGACCTCAAGTCACTAAACCTAGAGATTGGTGGCCTCAAGTCACTACTTTTATCCCCTTTTGTGTTCTTCATCCATCAAGCTAGTTAATATAATTTCTGTCATTAATTTTCTGCCAAAAATATAGTCAGTTCATTACACTCAGCAAGGTACAGTCAATATTCTAAACTTTCACAAACATAGACAAGTTAGTTGGAAAAGGTAGCTGCAGAAAAGATGGGAGCAACTTAAAGATGAATAGACAACAAGAAATCCTAAGGTCGCAGTGAAAATGTTAGTGATTCTAAGTTAACATGTTTTCAGTAATTTAAATAGATGTCCTAATATAATCTTACAAAAAGCTCCCTTAAATTTGCATTATGATAGAAAACCTTACCTGAGGCGGTTTTTTGTTGAGACGTAATCCCACAGCTTCCAGTTCTCTAGTCAATATTTGCCGATGCCCCTCACTCTAATGCATATTCCATACAGTCAACAACAAATTAATCAGGAAAACAAGCAGAAGCGTTTTGAATTTTGACATAACTTGCAAACGAAACCACTGGTGGACAAATACAGGAGTTGCAAGATAAAAACTAATATGCTAATCAAATGCTATCTCCAGATACCTCCAATCAAAATGCATTCATGCATATCAAAGTTTCTATTACTTACTTTTGAGGCATCTAGAACCATGAGTACAAGATCTGATGATTTGGCTACAGCAATGACCTGAAGAAGATAAGTAGTTTAATCAGAAACTTTAAATAAATACATAAACACATGGCAACATTAATATTTCTCAATAGGAAGTCAGGAACTCCATATTATCAATAATTATCATCAAAAGAAGCTAACAATTAAAATTCACAAGACACGATCTTATGTGGAGCCCGGATTTACCTGCCTTCCACGCCCCTTTCCTTCAGAAGCACCCTCAATGATTCCAGGAAGATCAAGCAGTTGAATCTTAGTATCATTGTAGTGTATAATTCCAGGGATGCAGGTAAGTGTAGTAAACTCATACGAGGCAGCTTCTGAGTGAGTTCCAGTAAGAGTGGTTAGGAGTGTTGACTTACCCACACTGCAGCAAGAACATATAATGAGAATTTTCCCAGCATGGAATGTCACTTAGTGTGTACACTTTCAAAATGCTAACAACATAATTTGGCTGTCAATAACCACAACTCCCATGTCTGATGTCCAGCACCATGACAAGCCATTACATATATCTCATCTAACGAAAGATGAAAACTATCAAATTGTTTTAAAGAAGCTAAACATTGACAAATTTTAACAGCCAATGTATAGGTTCTGGAGATGGAAAACCTTGGGAATCCAATCAGTGCAACACGTCCATGCCCAAACTTTGTAACTTCAAAACCCTCCCCTCCTCCACTCGAACCCTGACACACAGTtcaaataaaaattcaaaccaATATTATAGCAGACAATCAAGAAAGTTAGGACCAATTAAAAAGAGAAACAAACTGAAACACCAAAAGTTCAGGAAAGATAACAAGCAGCAAAACGATACCTAAAACAAAGAGTCCTGTTCCAGAGGAAAACTTAATTTAAAGGTAAGAGAGAAATTGTACCGAATTACCGATATCGGAGCAATAAAATTTGATCTAAAATTACATTTACAGCATTTAGTCATGCATTGGGCACAATTCCTCATGTCCACATTTCCTCTCTCACCtctcctccccccccccccccccgaaaTAAAAAAGACCAATTTAGTGACGCGTTGAGATTTATTTGAAGTACAACACTACAACCGAAGCACAAGTCACAAGAAAACCTGTCACCCTTTATTAAACGGAGCTCTTTAGGACTCGTATGAATTCAGTTCCATAGAATAAAGTAAACGATATATAGGAATAGAAAGAACCAATCTCCATATACTccacatatttaggcaaattgcGAAGAAATTGGTCACGGGTAGAAAATTTTACAAGATATCAAGAATCACTCAAGTgtcaagaaagaacaaaattcCCCGGGAATTACATACTTTGGGAGGCTCTAACAGCTGCGTCCTGAGCTTTGCTATCTTTGCTTTCAGTTGACCCAGATGATACTCTGAAAGAAAAACAAATAATAGACTTCTTACTTCTTAGTATAACAAACACCAATATATCTGAACATATCAGCTAAACCTATTCAATACGAAGTAGTACTCATCTAAACTTCCCTATGCCATTAAGAACATTTTGTGAATAAATTAATAAAGGAAGTAAGCAACGATTGAGGAGTGTATTTTTTCGAGCAACAATGCAAAGTAAAAGGCAATGCAAGTAATGACACATGAATGACTAGAAACCGATTCCACTTGGAAAGGAGAAAAGGCATAAAATGTCATGAACAACATATATTTCAATCCATAATCTCTCTCAAAAACTTATCACACACACCTGTAGCCTTATTCTTCTGTGTCCGAGCCATCTCGGCTTCGATTTCCTTAATCCTTTCTATGATCCCCATTGTTCCTGAATTTCAATTACTGGCagcaaaggaaaaaagaaaaaaggcaTCACAACAAGCGATT
This sequence is a window from Spinacia oleracea cultivar Varoflay chromosome 1, BTI_SOV_V1, whole genome shotgun sequence. Protein-coding genes within it:
- the LOC110803843 gene encoding developmentally-regulated G-protein 2, translated to MGIIERIKEIEAEMARTQKNKATEYHLGQLKAKIAKLRTQLLEPPKGSSGGGEGFEVTKFGHGRVALIGFPSVGKSTLLTTLTGTHSEAASYEFTTLTCIPGIIHYNDTKIQLLDLPGIIEGASEGKGRGRQVIAVAKSSDLVLMVLDASKSEGHRQILTRELEAVGLRLNKKPPQIYFKKKKTGGISFNSTMQLTHVDEKLCYQILHEYKIHNAELLFREDATVDDLIDVIEGNRKYIKCVYVYNKIDVVGIDDVDRLARLPNSIVISANMKLNLDRLLARMWAEMGLVRGYTKPQGQQPDFSEPVVLSADRGGCTVEDFCNHIHRTLVKDLKYALVWGTSARHYPQHCGLSHVLQDEDVVQIVKKKEIDEGGRGRFKSHSNAPARIADREKKAPLKQ